From Saccharothrix espanaensis DSM 44229, the proteins below share one genomic window:
- a CDS encoding sigma-70 family RNA polymerase sigma factor: MPDDPTFSEIEFRAEYGRVVAYLCYHGFARHIAEDAAAEAMAAAWEKKVKAGRRAGWVRVAAKRSAVRKVKDDPLRRLRAKGYLPPGAEDDGTHEYRAVEQHDELVAAMRSLPENQRAVMALFLDGLSPKEVAGRLRMPERTAYDLLKRARTHLRSVLVTNEKEGTR, translated from the coding sequence ATGCCCGACGACCCGACCTTCTCCGAGATCGAGTTCCGCGCCGAGTACGGCCGGGTCGTCGCCTACCTGTGCTACCACGGGTTCGCCCGGCACATCGCCGAGGACGCGGCCGCCGAGGCCATGGCCGCGGCCTGGGAGAAGAAGGTCAAGGCCGGTCGCCGCGCCGGGTGGGTCCGCGTCGCGGCCAAGCGCTCCGCCGTGCGCAAGGTGAAGGACGACCCGCTGCGCCGGTTGCGGGCCAAGGGGTACCTGCCTCCCGGAGCCGAGGACGACGGCACGCACGAGTACCGAGCCGTCGAACAGCACGACGAACTCGTCGCCGCGATGCGGTCGCTGCCGGAGAACCAGCGCGCGGTCATGGCGCTGTTCCTCGACGGCCTGTCGCCGAAGGAGGTCGCCGGTCGGCTCCGGATGCCCGAGCGCACCGCGTACGACCTGCTCAAGAGGGCCCGCACGCACCTGCGGTCGGTCCTCGTGACCAACGAGAAGGAGGGAACCCGATGA
- a CDS encoding OmpA family protein gives MNDDEFDRLLRERHQSFVAELTVRAPTPPHRVSRRDRTAVLTAALLTRVAPRIAADPVRALLVSACLIIVAVFAASSLPTTAAPGSADWPQAIVSSPGEPTSRNPRAGLTNVSPGSAPPTLRRVELPPNLSRVEITPVEVREVVEFVPDTTQLTSRGDTLLGAIMVEIRNRPHARIGLVGRTATIGPVDAAVRLSADRAYLVRERLVAGGVGAERIRVEARGYADPLVADLDRDGTLVLDAAQRNRSVEIVVKST, from the coding sequence ATGAACGACGACGAGTTCGACCGGCTGCTGCGGGAACGCCACCAGTCCTTCGTCGCGGAGTTGACCGTTCGCGCGCCGACGCCGCCGCACCGGGTGTCCCGACGTGACCGGACGGCGGTGCTGACGGCCGCGCTGCTCACCAGGGTGGCCCCCCGGATCGCGGCGGACCCGGTGCGCGCGCTCCTCGTCAGCGCGTGCCTGATCATCGTCGCGGTGTTCGCGGCTTCGTCCTTGCCCACCACGGCGGCACCGGGTTCCGCCGACTGGCCACAGGCCATCGTGTCGTCTCCCGGCGAGCCGACGTCGAGGAACCCGCGGGCCGGCTTGACGAACGTCTCGCCGGGGTCCGCGCCCCCCACCTTGCGGCGCGTGGAACTGCCGCCCAACCTGTCCCGCGTCGAGATCACCCCGGTGGAGGTGCGGGAGGTGGTCGAGTTCGTACCCGACACCACCCAGCTGACCTCCCGCGGCGACACGCTGCTCGGTGCGATCATGGTGGAGATCAGGAACCGCCCCCACGCGCGCATCGGGCTGGTCGGGCGCACCGCGACGATCGGACCGGTCGACGCCGCAGTACGGCTGAGCGCGGATCGCGCGTACCTGGTGCGGGAGCGGCTCGTGGCCGGTGGCGTGGGTGCTGAACGGATCCGGGTCGAGGCTCGGGGTTATGCCGATCCCCTTGTCGCCGACCTCGACCGGGACGGCACCCTCGTTCTTGACGCGGCGCAGCGCAACAGGTCCGTGGAGATCGTCGTGAAGTCGACGTAA